The Streptomyces tubercidicus DNA segment AAGTCGGCGCCACCCTTGCCCGCACGGTCTCCCTCACCGGCTTCTCCCAGGGCGGACAGGTCGCCATGGCGCTGGGCCGCGAGCTGGACCGCGGAGCCGATCGCCGGTTCCGCCTCGGGATACTCGCTCCGGTCGGCGGGCCGTATGACCTCGACGGCGCGGAACTCCCCGGTATGTTCGACGGCCGCATCGACCCTCGCGCCGCCGTCTTCTACCTCTCCTTCTTCCTCACCGCCCAGAACCGTCTGCACCCGCTCTACCACCACCCCGCCGAAGTGTTCCGCGCCCCCTACGCCGACTGGGTCGAGGACCTCTTCGACAGCGACCACTCGGCAGAAGAGACCGCCGGAAAGCTGCCCGAACGCATCGAAGACCTGCTGACGGACACCTGGTACCGAAAGCTCCGGCACCCTTCCGGGGCCCTGCTGGAAGTGCTCCGCGCCAACGACCGCACCTGTGACTGGAAGCCGGGCCGAGGCGTGCGAATAACCCTCTACTCCGCCACCGGCGACCGGGACGTCCCGATAGCCAACACCAGCAGCTGCGCGCGGAAGTTGGCGAGCCATGGCGTGAGGGCCACGGTGGTCGACCAGGGGGCTGACGCCGACCACCACGCATCATTCCTGCGGTCGGAGCCGTCCATCGCCCGTGCGCTGCCGGTCGCCCGCTGATACGGGTCCGGGGGGAGGCGCCAGGAGCCTCGGGGCGTCCGGTGATGTGGCCGACGGTTACCGCCCGGCAGGGGCAGGGCAAGGACAGAGGTCACGTCACCGAGCGGGGGTCCCCCGGGGTGGATCGGGAGCGAAGGAGGTGGGGACATCGAAGGCCGCGCGGCGGGTGGCACGGCGTAGGGCCCTGAGGACGGTGCCCCCGAGTGTGCAGGTGAGGATCACGGTGACCACGGCCCGGGGCAGGTCCCAACCGAGGGAGGTGGCAAGGCAGTAGGCGAGATAGCGGGCGAGGTTCTGGTCGAGCGGGTCGCCGGGGACGAAGGAGACGCCGGAGGCCAGACCGCCGATATAGGGCCAGCCTTGAAGGTTCATGACCAGGCCGTAGAGGACGGCGGCGACAGCACCGTAGGCGGCGAGCACAGCGAGTTCACCCCGGCCGCGCAGCCGGTCGGGCCCCGGCAGCAGGCCGGCGCCCATCGATACCCACCCCATCGTCAGCATCTGGAACGGCATCCAGGGGCCGACACCGCCGGTCAGCAGCGCCGACGCGAACATCGCGACGGAACCGAGTACGAACCCGAACCCGGGCCCGAGCACCCGCCCCGACAACACCATCAGGAAGAACATCGGCTCGATGCCGGCCGTCCCCGCGCCCAGCGGGCGCATCGCGGCCCCGGCCGCGGCCAGTACACCGAGCATGGCGATGGCCTTGGCGTCCAGCCCGGTGTCCGCGATCGTCGCCACGACCACGGCGAGCAGCATCGGCAGCAGCGCGGCGAACAGCCAGGGCGCGTCCTTGGAATGGGCGAGCCCGGAGGCGGAGTCGGCGAGCAGCGGCCAGCCGAAAGCCATCACACCGATGGCCGAGATCAGGGCCAGCGCGGCGATGGAGCGGGGACCGAGCCGAACGGCACGGGCCTGGCGGCCGGGGCTGGAGCGGGGCCCGGCGGCTGGCCGCCCAGGGTCGGATCCGGAGCCGGAGCCGGAGCCGGAGCCGGGGCCGGGGTCGCTGGAGCCGGAAACAGGCCCGAGGTCCTCCGGGCGGGGTGGGGGCACGGTCATGCGAGGGCCTCCAGGGCGCGGGCCACCTGGGGAACCGTCAGCCAGGGCAGCGGGGCGAGGACCTTGGCGACCTGCGGCGCGAAGGAAGGAGAAGAGACCACGACCTCGTCGGTGGGACCGTCGGCGACGATCTCGCCGTCGGCGAGGATGACGACACGGTGTGCCAGTTCAGCGGCGAGTTCCACGTCATGGGTGGCCAGCACGATGGCGTGGCCCTCGGCGGCCAGGGTGCGCAGCACCTCGATCAGACGGGCCTTGGCGGCATAGTCCAGGCCGCGGGTGGGCTCGTCGAGAAGGAGCAGCGGTGGACGGGCGGTCAGCACCACCGCGAGGGCAAGGGCGAGCCGTTGGCCCTCGGACAGATCACGGGGGTGAACGGATTCCGGGACATCCGGCAGCAGCCGGGCGACCAGATCCCGGCAGCTGCCCGCGGGGGCGCCCGCGTCCTCGTCGGCCGCGGTGCACTCGGCGGCGACGGTATCCGCGTAGAGGAGGTCACGAGGTTCCTGGGGGACCAGGCCGACATGCCGTAGGAGGGCCCGGGGGCTGGTGCGGTGCGGGACGGCGTCGCCGACCCGCACGGTGCCGGACGACGGCTGGTGCATACCGACGAGGGTGGTGAGCAGAGTGGACTTCCCCGCACCGTTACGCCCCATCAGAGCGATCGTCTCGCCGGCCCGCACGGTCAGATCCACCCCGTGCAGCACCTCGGTCCGCCCTCGCAGCACCCCGAGCCCCGAGACCTCCGCGGCAGCGTCCGACGCCGCCGAGGCGCCTGCCTCGCTGCTCCCCGCGCTCCTCGCCGGGACGTGCGGCGAGACCCCCGTCAGCTGCTCGCGCAGCGGGGCGGCCTTGCGGCGGGCGTCGCGGACGGAGAGGGGGAGCGGTGACCAGTGGGCGAGGCGGCCGAGGGCCACGACCGGGGGGTGGACGGGAGAGACGGCCATGATGTCGGCGGGGGTGCCCATGACCGGGGGCGCGCCCGGAGAGGGAAGGAGGATGACCTGGTCGGCGTACTGGACCACGCGCTCCAGGCGGTGTTCGGCCAGCAGGACCGTCGTACCGAGGTCATGGACCAGCCGTTGGAGGACGGACAGCACCTCCTCGGCGGCGGCGGGGTCGAGCGCGGAGGTCGGCTCGTCGAGGACCAGGACCTTGGGGTGGGTGGTGAGGACCGACCCGATCGCCACCCGCTGCATCTGTCCGCCCGAGAGCGTGGTGATCGCGCGGTCGCGCAACTCGGCCAGGCCCAGCAGGTCGAGGGTCTCCTCGACGCGGCGGCGCATCACCTCAGGAGGGAGGCCGAGGGATTCCATGCCGTAGGCGAGTTCGTCCTCGACGGTGTCCGTGACGAAGTGCGCCAGGGGGTCCTGGCCCACGGTGCCGACGACATCAGCCAGTTCACGCGGTTTGTGGGTGCGGGTGTCGCGCCCGTCGACGGTGACCCGGCCGCGCAGGGTGCCGCCGGTGAAGTGCGGGACGAGGCCGCAGACGGCGTTCAGGACGGTGGACTTGCCGACGCCGGAGGGGCCGACCAGGAGACACAGTTCGCCCTCGGGGACGGTCAGGTCGACGCCCTGGACGGCGGGCGCCGCGGCATCGCCGTAAGTGACCGAGACCTGCTCGAACCGGATCACGGGGTGGGCTCCTTCGTCAGCACATCGACATCAGTGGCGCGGCGACGCCCACGGGAGGAGGCACCACGGGAGGCTCGGGACGCGACACGGTCCGCGCCCGGCGGGAGCGGGGCGACGAACGCGGGCAGCAGTCCCACGAGAACGGAAACGGCCGGCCAGAGGGGGAGAACGGGGGTGGTGAGCGGGACGGCGGGCGGGTGCAGCGCGGTCGGCGCGTAGTCGTTCGCCCAGATCATCAGGGCGGCGACGGCGATGCCGGAGCCCGCGACCAGCCAGGCGCGAGCGCCCCACCGCTCGGGCCGGTAGCGGCTGCGCACCGACCGGCGGCCACCGAGCCACAGCCCGGCGAGCGCCGCCGCCAGCCCGGCGAGCAGCAGCGGCAGCCCGTAGCCGCCTCCGGTGTCCCCCAGCAGTCCATAGGTTCCCGCGCAGACACCGAGCAGCCCGCCGAGGGTGAGGACGGAGGTGGTATGGCGTACGGCAGGCGGGACTTGGGCGCTGCGGCCGTAACCGCGCGCGTCCATGGCGGCGGCCAGCGCCACCGAACGCTCCAGCGCGCCCTCCAGTACCGGCAGTCCGACCTGGAGCAGCGCCTTGAACCCGCGGTCGGGACGCCCGCGCAGCCGGCGGGCGGCGCGCAGCCGCTGGACATCGGCGACCAGGTTCGGTGCGAAGGTCATGGCGACGACGACCGCGACGCCCGCCTCGTAGAGCGCACCGGGCAGGGACTTCAACAGCCGGGCCGGGTTGGCGAGCGCATTGGCGGCGCCCACGCAGATGAGGAGAGTGGCCAGTTTCAGCCCGTCGTACAAAGCGAAGACCATGCCCTCGGCCGTGACCCGGCCGCCGATCCGGACGCCCTTCGCCCAGTCCGGCAGCGGCACTTCGGGCAGCGTGACGAGGGTGTGCGTACCGGGGATCGGCGAGCCCAGGAAGAAGGCGAAGAGCAACCGGATGGCGATCACGACCAGCCCGAGCTTGACGAACGCCCCGTACGAGCGGGCCCAGGGCGCGTCCGTGCGACGCGCCGCGACGACATACCCGGCCACGCCCACCAGCAGTCCCAGCAGCAGTGGATCAGTGGTGCGGGAGGCGGCGGTGGCCAGGCCCAGCGCCCACAGCCACCAGGCGCCGGCGTGCAGCGCGGTGGTACGGGTCGCCTGCGGGGCGCTCATCCGCGTCGGCGGCGTGCCTGCCACACCGCTGCCGCACCCAGGACGACGACGGCCGCGACCCCGCCGAGCAGCCCGGCGGACGGCCCGCCGTCACCGCTCCCGTCGCCTCCGCCGGCACGGCCCTCCGCCGCCCCTGTGGACGGTGCGGCGTCGGCCCCGGACCCTTTCGACTCCGACCCGTCCTTCGATCCCTTCTCCGACCCGTTCACCGACTCCGCGCACCCCGCCTTCGGATAGCCGGCGATGCCACACAGCAAGGCGTTGGCGTCATAGCGCAGCGGCCGGGCGACCGCCGCCAACGCCTCGCCCGCCGACGCGTCCTCGGACACCTGGGCACACTCCGTCCTGGCCTTCGGCGGCCGCTCGCCGCCGGGCGCGTCCGCCGCCGTGCCGAAGTCCAGGACGATGCCGATCCGCTTGCGGCCCTCCTTGGCGGGGGTGTCACCGCAGATCGCGTCGAAGCCGGCGGCCGTGCGCGGCTTGCCGGCCGCGGCGGAATCGGCGCCGACGGTGAAGCGGAAGCCCGCGACCGCACCATCGGCCGGCCGCTGGGTGGCCGGCCCCTCGGTGGCGTACGTCCAGGTGCCGCCCTTGCCGTCCCAGAACGACCAGTAGCGGTACTCCTGCGCCTGGGCGGGCCCGGCGGCCAGGCCGGTGACCGTACCGGCCAGCAGCACGGCGCCGGCGATCCTGGTACCCCGCATCAGAGCTGGTTCTTCTTACGGCTGCTCAGCAGGAACCCGATACCGGCGCCGATGGCGAGGCCGACGCCGATGACCCACCACAGCCCGATCCCGCCGCCGTCCTTGGCGGCGTCTTCGCTGTCCTTCTTCTGGGCGGCGGCCGGCTTGGGGCCGGTGGCGTTGAGCTTGGCCACCAGGTCGGTGCCTCCGAAGGAGCGCGGGTCGGTGCCGGTGGCGTGCGCGGCCAGCACCAGCTGGGCGTACGCGGCGGGCCCGCTCTGCTTGGCCCAGTCCGCCGCGTTCTTCTCCAGCCACTTCAGCGGCTTCGCGGCGGCGGCACCGTGCCCACCGGCCGCCAGCGCCACCACGGCATCGGCGGTGTTGCCGACATCGGGCTGCTTCTCGGCGCCCGGCATCGCGGAGAGCAGATGCTGCCCGTTCTTGTCGAGCTGCGCGACGAGGTAGGCGTCGCCGCCCGCCGCGGCCCGCCCCGGCTCGCCGCTCTTCTCGCCCTCGCCGTCCTTGCAGGTCAGCGGCTTGACAGGAGTGTTTGCCCGTTCGCCTGCGGGGGCGACGACAAAGCCCTTGCCGAGCGCTCCGGTCGCGGCGGCCGCGGTGGCGTCGGCGTTCGGGGCGGCGCCCTTGAGCTGGAAGGTGAACGCACCGCGCTCGCCCTCCTTCGCGTCGCAGCCCAGCTGGAAGGTGAGCAGCCCGTCGTAGGGGGTCTTGCCGCCCTTCTTCGAGGTCACGGACCGCGGCTTCTCGCCCGCCGCCGCGAGGGCGCCGATCACCACGGACGTGGAGTTGGCGTCGCTGGCCGAACCGGGCATCGAGCTCCAGCCGCCATCGTCGTTCTGCACCGATTTCAGCCAGCCCACGGCCTTCTGCACGGCGTCGCCGTGCCCGCCGAGCGCGGCCAGCGCCTGCACCGCGGCGGCCGTCTGGTTGGTGTCCCGCATCGTCTTGGCGTCACAGGTCTTGCCGGGCTCGGCGCGGAAGGCGGTGAACGAGCCGTCGGCGCACTGCTGCCCGGCCAGCCAGTGCACGGCCGACGCCGCGGGCCGCACCCCCACCGTGTCCTGCGCCAGCAGCGCGAGCGACTGCCGCCACACCCCGTCGAACTTCGGGTCCGTGGTGCCGTACAGGCCGTCCGGCAGCTTCTTGGGGGACGCGGACGGGGCGTCGGCGTACGCGGCCGGGGCAGCGGCCGCACCCAGCACCACCGCTGCTGCCAGCGCCGTGGCAGCGCGGCGCGCCAGGTAGGCGGCGGGATGCGTCAGGGGGGCCTGCTGAGCCATGGAAGCCATGGGGGCCATCGGGGCGGTGCCTCTCGGGTCGGGTCGCGGCGATGTACGCAGCCGCGCTCGGCCGACCACCCGCACCGATCCCCTCGGATCGCGACGCGGTGGCACCGGGCTCAGCTCCGTATACCTCGACGGTGCCGCGCACCGGCTGTCCCTGTGGCGGACGGTTCCGGTGGCGGGAGCCTTGGTCGTGCCCCCTCGGGTGCTCCGGCTCGTACGGCCGTCCCTGCCGGGCCAGCCGGCGTGCCAGGGTCGGGCCGTCCTCACGGTTGCGGGTCAGCGCCGGAATTCCACCGGCTTCCCCCGATCGGGTACGGATGAAGTTGTCCCGCACACCTTAACGGCAGCCGGTGCGGGCGCTCGCTCGCGTGTACGAGGCGACGGGATCGGGCGTCAGCCGGGCGCGAGTCGGGTGCCAGGCGGCTCACACCGCCTGATACCGCACCGGATCCGAGCCCGGTACCCGCTCCGCGCGCCCCTGCTTCACCAGACGGCGCAGATGGGCCTCGGCCTCCGAGATGGCGATATTGCGGGAGCCGTAGGGGATCTGCTCCCAGGGACGGTTCCACTCCATGGCCGTGGCGAGCTGCCACACCGTGCGCGGTTCCTGGAGAAGGACTCTCAGCCGGGCCAGCCGCTCCTCGTGGTGGGCGATGAGCGCCCGCACCCGGCCGCCGGCGTCCGTGAAGGCGTGCTGATGGGCGGGCAGCACCTCGGCGGGGGCGAGCCGGCCGACGCGTTCGAGGGAGTCGAGGTAGTCGCCCAGCGGGTCCTCCGCCGAGCTGTCCAGGTCGTGCGGGCCGGGAGGGCGCGCCTCGCCGTCCGGGGCCTCGTACAGGCCGATGTGCGGGGTGATGCCGGGCAGGAGGTGATCGCCGGAGAACAGCCGGCCGAAGCCAGGGGCCGGCGCCGAGGGGTGTGCCTCCTCCAGGTGGAGGCACACATGCCCGGGGGTGTGACCGGGCGTCCAGATGGCGCGCACCCGGCGCCCCGGCAGATCGAGCAGTTCGCCGGGGCCGATACCGCGGTCCGGCAGCGCGGCCCGTCGGCCGGGCAGTTTCCGGCCGCCCCCTGTGGCGCGTGCCTTCCGCAGGGGCGCCAGATGGTCGTCCGGTGCGCCCGCCGCCGAGAGCTTGGCGAGCAGGTAGTCGAGCCACTGCTCCGGTTCGGCCTCGCGCGTGCGGCGGACCGCCTCGGCGTCGGCGGCGTGCATCGCGATCCAGGCGCCGGAGGCCTCCCGGACCTTGGCGGACAGACCGTGGTGGTCGGGGTGGTGGTGGGTGATCAGGACGCCGTGGAGGTCGGTGACGTCGAATCCGCAGGCGGTGACCCCGGCGACGAGGGCGTCCCAGGAGTCCGGGTCGTCCCAGCCGGTGTCGATGAGCACCGGCCCGCGGTCGGTCTCCAGGAGGTGGACGAGGGTGTGGCCGAGCGGGTTGTCCGGGATGGGGACGGCGATGCTCCACACCCCGCCCTTGTGGTCGGTCACCTGTGTGTTCATCCCGGTCCCCTCTCGGTGTGGCATACACCTGGTACCCGGCCTCACTATAACTAGAACTGGTTTCAATGAGGCTTGAAGTGCCCGTTCGATCGGGGGGAGTTGAGATTCGGCCGACGCCGTGGACTCCTCCAACTAGAACTGGTATCAGTTCTTGATGCGCGACTGGGGCTGATGCCCTGTCAGCACGCACCTCGGTACATCGCCACAGTCACGTCAGACGCACGCACCTCAGTAAGCCCGTCTGATGCACGTCAGTAACGACAGGGAACCGGCACGGACCCCCGGCATCAACAGCGAACCGGCAGGGACCGCCGAACAGGCGGCCAACCCGCAGGAGGCGGCAGCGATGAGCGACCTCGTCGAGCACGGAAAGCTCTACATAGGCGGTGAGTGGGCCGATCCGGCGGGCCGGGACACGATCGAGGTCGTCTCGCCGCACACCGAACAGGTCATCGGCCGGGTGCCGCACGCCTCACGGGACGACGTCGACCGTGCGGTGGCCGCGGCCCGTACGTCCTTCGCGTCCGGGGTGTGGGCGAACGCCCCGCTGGCGGACCGGATCGCGGTCGTGACCCGTATCAAGGACGCCTTCGCGGCCCGCAGCGAGGAGATCGCCAAGGTCATCAGCGCGGAGAACGGCACCCCGTTCACCTCCGGCGTCATGGTGCAGTCGCTGGCCGCGATGCTGGTGTGGGACGCGGCGCTGACCGTGGCCCGCGACTTCCCGTTCGAGGAGCGGCGGGACGGGGTACTGGGGCCGCTGCTGGTGCGGCGGGAGCCGGCCGGGGTGGTCGCGGCCGTGGTGCCGTGGAACGTCCCGCAGTTCACCGCCGCCGCCAAGCTCGCGCCGGCGCTGCTGGCCGGCTGCTCGGTGGTGCTGAAGGTGTCACCGGAGACCCCGCTGGACGCGTATCTTCTCGCGGAGATCGTGACGGAGGCCGGGCTGCCGGAGGGCGTGCTGTCGATCCTCCCGGCGGACCGCGAGGTGAGCGAGTACCTGGTCGGGCACCCGGGCGTGGACAAGGTGTCGTTCACCGGTTCGGTGGCGGCGGGCAAGCGGGTCATGGAGGTCGCGGCCCGCAACCTCAGCCGGGTCACGCTGGAACTCGGTGGCAAGTCCGCCGCGGTGATCCTGCCGGACGCGGATCTGGACGCGGCGGTGGCCGGCATCGTGCCGTTCGCCTGGATGATCAACGGCCAGGCGTGTGTGGCCCAGACGCGGATCCTCGCGCCGCGCAGCCACTACGACGAGATCGCCGAGCGGTTCACCGCGGCGGCCTCGGCGCTCACCGTTGGCGACCCGCTGGATCCGGCCACCGAAGTCGGCCCGCTGGTGGCCCGTCGTCAGCAGCAGCGCTCACTGGACTACATCGCGCTCGGACAGCAGGAGGGGGCCAAGGTGCTGACCGGCGGCGGCCGCCCCAAGGGGCAGACCACGGGCTGGTACGTCGAGCCGACCCTCTTCGGCGAGGTCGCCAACTCCATGCGGATCGCCCGTGAGGAGATCTTCGGCCCGGTCATCTGTCTGCTGCCGTACGACGATGAGGCGGAGGCGGTACGGATCGCCAACGACTCCGACTACGGGCTCTCCGGCTCGGTGTGGACGGCCGATGTCGACCACGGCATCGAGATCGCGCGGCAGGTGCGCACCGGTACGTACTCCGTGAACACCTTCAGCATCGACATGCTCGGCCCGTTCGGCGGCTACAAGAACTCCGGCATCGGGCGGGAGTTCGGGCCCGAGGGCTTCGGCGAATATCTGGAGCACAAGATGATCCATCTCCCGGCGGGTGCCTGATGGGGGACCGCTGGCAGGTGGTCGTGGACCGGAGCGTCTGCATCGGGTCGGGGATGTGTGTCGCGGCGTCGCCGGACGGCTTCCGGCTCGACTCGGCCCGGCAGTCGCATCCGGTGGCGCCGGAGACCGACGCCGCGGAGGGAGTCCTGGCCGCGGCCGAGGGGTGCCCCGTGGAGGCGATCACCCTCACCGTGGTTGGCAGCGGCGAGGCGGTGTTCCCACCGGAGGAGTGAGCGACGGCCGCACGGCGGGGAGCAGGCGGCCGGTCGCACGGCGGAGGAGCAGGCGGCCCCGGGGCGCGGGGCGGGAGCACCGTCGCGGCGGGGGAGCCGCGTCGCGTGGAGACCTTAGGGGGCGGGGGAGGGTGTCCCGTAGGGGGGCGGTGGACCCCTTGCGGGCCAACTACCCGCGGCGGCAGCCGAGTTAACGCCCACCGCCCGGCGAAGTAATACCGGGCGGAAGTGAGAGCGGTCGGAAGCGACGACGGGCGGAAGGGACGCCGGACGGAAGGGACGCCGGACGGAAGCGATGCCGGGCGGAAGCGACGCCGGGCGGAAGCGATGCCGCACGGAAGCGACGCCAGGCTGAAACGATGCCGGACGGAAGCGTCGCCGGGCGGAAGCGACGCCGGGCTAGCGCCCGCCCTCCGGTGACGTGACGTCGATCAGTCGGCAGACCGTCTCGATGTCTATTTTCACCTGGGCGATCGAGGCGCGGCCGGACAGCCAGGTGATCAGGGCCGAGTGCCAGGTGTGCTCGATGACCCGGACCGCGGAGAGCTGTTCGGGGGTGGCGGGACCGTCCAGCCCCATCGCGTCGAGGATGATCGCGGTGGTCAGCCGGGAGACGGTGTCCACCTCGGGGCTGACGGAGCGGTCCGCGAAGGTCAGTGCGCGCACCATGGCGTCCGCCAGATGCGGCTCGCGCTGGAGCGCGCGGAAGGCCCGCATCAGGGTCTGGGCGACCCGTGCGCCCGGGTCCTGCTCCGACGGCGGGCGTTTGCGCAGCGTTTCGTGCATGTGCTGGAGCTGGTCCTGCATGGTGGCGACCAGCAGATGCACCTTTGAGGGGAAGTAGCGGTAGAGGGTGCCCAGCGCGACGCCCGAGGACTCGGCGACCTCGCGCATCTGTACGGCGTCGAAACCGCCACGGGACGCCAGCTTGGCGCTGGTGTGCAGGATGCGGCGGCGCCGGGCCTCCTGACGCTCGGTCAGGGGTGGACTCGCGGGAAGGGTCGGTCTGGCCGCCTTGGATTCCGTAGTCATATTTCCCATTCCGTGGCATTCCGTCCGCGATGCGGCGAGTGCCGATGGTGTGCTCGGCACAGCATGGCAGGGGGGCGGGTGGTGGCGCGAATCACCTGGTGTGGCTCTTTTCGCTTCGGTCTCGGCCGGTAGATTCGAAGCTCGGTGAACTGATCAGTAGCCAATCAGTTCTGAAACTTGTTCTAGATTACCGCCAGCGGTTACGCTCCGGCGAAAGTCCAGTGAGAAGGGGGCCGAGCGTGACCGCAGAGGCCGTCCAGGCAGCCGCGCTTCGCCCCGCAGAGGCATCCCCGGCCTCAGCCCCGACGAACGGCGAGCGTCCCCTACGGATCGCGATGCTCACGTATAAGGGGAACCCGTTCTGCGGCGGACAGGGCGTCTATGTACGCCACCTCTCGCGCGAACTCGCCCGCCTCGGCCACTCCGTCGAGGTCATCGGCGCCCAGCCCTACCCGGTCGTCGACGACGGGGTGACCCTGACCGAGCTGCCCAGCCTGGACCTCTACCGCCAGCCGGACCCGTTCCGTACCCCCAAGCGCGGCGAGTACCGGGACTGGATCGACGCCCTTGAGGTCGGCACGATGTGGACCGGCGGCTTCCCCGAGCCGCTGACCTTCTCGCTGCGGGCCCGGCGCCACCTCGCCGCCCGCCGCGGCCAGTTCGACGTCGTCCACGACAACCAGACCCTTGGCTACGGCCTGCTCGGCGGCCCCGGCGCCCTCGGCGCCCCCCTGGTCACCACCATCCACCACCCCATCACCGTCGACCGGCGGCTCGACCTGGCGGCCGCCGACAACTGGCGGCGCCGGGCCTCCGTCCGCCGCTGGTACGGCTTCACCCGGATGCAGAAGCGGGTGGCCCGGCGGCTGCCGTCCGTGCTGACCGTCTCCGGCTCCTCCCGCCAGGAGATCGTCGACGACCTGGGGGTGTCCCCCGGCCGGATCCATGTGGTCCATATCGGCGCCGACACCGACCTGTTCTCGCCAGATGCCTCGGTGCCCGAAGTGCCGGGCCGG contains these protein-coding regions:
- a CDS encoding TetR family transcriptional regulator yields the protein MTTESKAARPTLPASPPLTERQEARRRRILHTSAKLASRGGFDAVQMREVAESSGVALGTLYRYFPSKVHLLVATMQDQLQHMHETLRKRPPSEQDPGARVAQTLMRAFRALQREPHLADAMVRALTFADRSVSPEVDTVSRLTTAIILDAMGLDGPATPEQLSAVRVIEHTWHSALITWLSGRASIAQVKIDIETVCRLIDVTSPEGGR
- a CDS encoding glycosyltransferase family 4 protein, whose amino-acid sequence is MTAEAVQAAALRPAEASPASAPTNGERPLRIAMLTYKGNPFCGGQGVYVRHLSRELARLGHSVEVIGAQPYPVVDDGVTLTELPSLDLYRQPDPFRTPKRGEYRDWIDALEVGTMWTGGFPEPLTFSLRARRHLAARRGQFDVVHDNQTLGYGLLGGPGALGAPLVTTIHHPITVDRRLDLAAADNWRRRASVRRWYGFTRMQKRVARRLPSVLTVSGSSRQEIVDDLGVSPGRIHVVHIGADTDLFSPDASVPEVPGRIVTTSSADVPLKGLIHLVEALAKVRTEQPDAHLVVVGKRADDGPVAAAIERLGLSGAIEFVKGISDPELVDLVRSAQIACVPSLYEGFSLPAAEAMATGTPLLATTGGAIPEVAGPDGDTCLAVPPGDAGALAAGLLRLLGDETLRRRLGAAGRERVLARFTWRQAALGTVDRYRQAIALQRGRAGARPGAASGVATAPAPSAAGHV